One region of Flavobacterium sp. KACC 22763 genomic DNA includes:
- the adhP gene encoding alcohol dehydrogenase AdhP, whose amino-acid sequence MLPKTMKAAVVREFGSLLKIEEVEVKRPGRNEILVKVIASGVCHTDLHAVEGDWPVKPKMPLIPGHEAVGYVVAVGPEVKNVKEGDAVGVPWLYSACGGCDHCITGWETLCESQQNGGYSVDGGFAEYVIADARYVGILPSNVNFIEMAPILCAGVTVYKGLKETEVKPGEWVAISGIGGLGHVAVQYAKAMGMNVAAIDIGDDKLELAKKLGADLVVNAKNQNPGEFLKKEVGGMHGALVTAVSPIAFKQGLETLRRKGTMALNGLPPGNFDLSIFDTVLNRITIRGSIVGTRKDMKEAIEFAVDGKVKATVTPTKLEDINNVFDKMKKGEIEGRIVLDIAQS is encoded by the coding sequence ATGCTTCCAAAAACAATGAAAGCTGCGGTCGTTAGAGAATTTGGTTCTCTTCTGAAAATTGAAGAAGTCGAAGTAAAACGCCCAGGTAGAAATGAAATTCTTGTAAAAGTAATTGCAAGCGGAGTGTGTCACACCGATTTACATGCTGTAGAAGGCGATTGGCCGGTTAAACCTAAAATGCCATTAATTCCAGGACATGAAGCTGTCGGATATGTTGTTGCAGTAGGACCAGAAGTAAAAAATGTAAAAGAGGGAGACGCTGTTGGTGTGCCTTGGCTGTATAGTGCATGTGGTGGTTGTGATCATTGCATTACGGGTTGGGAAACCTTATGCGAAAGCCAGCAGAATGGAGGTTACAGCGTAGATGGCGGATTTGCAGAATATGTAATTGCAGATGCCAGATATGTTGGAATTTTACCTTCTAACGTGAATTTTATCGAAATGGCTCCGATTTTATGTGCTGGCGTTACAGTTTACAAAGGGTTAAAAGAAACTGAGGTGAAACCTGGCGAATGGGTAGCAATTTCTGGAATTGGAGGTTTAGGGCATGTTGCTGTACAATATGCAAAAGCTATGGGAATGAATGTGGCCGCAATTGATATTGGAGATGATAAATTGGAACTGGCAAAAAAATTAGGCGCCGATTTGGTGGTGAATGCAAAAAATCAAAATCCTGGAGAATTCTTAAAGAAAGAAGTCGGTGGAATGCATGGGGCGTTGGTTACCGCAGTTTCTCCAATTGCTTTCAAGCAAGGTCTTGAAACATTGAGAAGAAAAGGTACAATGGCATTAAACGGACTTCCTCCAGGCAATTTTGATTTGTCTATTTTCGATACTGTTTTAAATAGAATCACCATTAGGGGTTCTATTGTCGGAACTCGAAAAGATATGAAAGAAGCAATTGAATTTGCCGTTGATGGAAAAGTCAAAGCTACTGTAACGCCTACAAAACTGGAAGACATTAACAATGTTTTTGACAAAATGAAAAAAGGTGAAATAGAAGGTAGAATAGTGCTGGATATAGCACAATCATAA
- a CDS encoding TolC family protein has protein sequence MNIKKIYCTVLILLFCAIQTKAQEVLTIEQAMSIALENNFEIKIAKNNSKINETNVTIGNAGMLPTATANITDNNSITNSTQVRQDGTSTSLDNAKNNSLTYGVSLGWTVFDGMKMFAKLDQLKELQKLGDAELKRTILLKIAQVNSAYYDLVLQQQQLAALDTTIVISNQRLTLAKNRFSIGKASKLEVLNAQVDLNSDQVALLRQKESYANGKILLNQYLARDPKIDFKVTDEVKVDNKLVLADLMDLAQKQNPGLETQIINKRIAELQLKQVKADRYPTLRLTSGYNFSESQSSLGFTSETSSRGLNYGFNASMNIFDGFNQHRNEKVAKLQIENSQIAIEQQNTILNTQLSTAFQTYLTNLELIDLEENNEAIARQNLEITLDKFKIGTITTLDFRTAQLNYVNAKVRYSNAQYEAKLSEIALKELAGNINF, from the coding sequence ATGAATATCAAAAAAATATACTGTACAGTACTTATCCTGCTTTTTTGTGCAATTCAGACAAAAGCACAGGAAGTCCTTACTATTGAACAAGCTATGAGCATAGCTTTGGAGAATAATTTTGAGATTAAAATTGCTAAAAACAATTCCAAAATAAACGAAACAAATGTTACTATTGGAAATGCAGGAATGCTGCCTACAGCAACGGCAAATATTACTGACAACAACAGCATCACAAATTCTACACAAGTAAGACAAGACGGAACATCTACTTCCTTAGATAATGCCAAAAATAACAGTTTAACTTATGGCGTAAGTTTAGGTTGGACTGTTTTTGACGGAATGAAAATGTTTGCTAAACTGGATCAGTTAAAGGAGCTTCAAAAATTAGGCGATGCAGAACTTAAAAGAACTATTTTACTTAAAATTGCTCAAGTAAATTCTGCTTATTACGATTTAGTTTTACAACAGCAGCAGTTGGCTGCATTAGATACAACAATCGTAATTTCGAATCAGCGTTTAACTTTGGCTAAAAACCGTTTCAGTATTGGAAAAGCTTCAAAATTGGAGGTTTTAAACGCACAGGTCGATTTAAACTCAGATCAAGTGGCTTTGTTAAGACAAAAGGAATCTTATGCTAATGGCAAAATTTTATTGAACCAATATTTAGCGCGTGATCCAAAAATTGATTTCAAGGTTACAGACGAAGTAAAAGTGGACAATAAATTGGTGTTGGCTGATTTAATGGATTTAGCCCAAAAACAAAATCCAGGTCTAGAGACGCAAATTATCAATAAACGCATAGCCGAATTACAATTGAAACAGGTAAAAGCAGACCGCTACCCTACTTTAAGACTTACTTCGGGATATAATTTCTCTGAAAGCCAATCTAGTTTAGGTTTTACCAGTGAGACTTCTTCAAGAGGTTTAAATTATGGTTTTAATGCTTCTATGAACATATTTGATGGTTTCAATCAGCATCGAAATGAAAAAGTAGCCAAACTGCAGATTGAAAATTCGCAGATTGCCATAGAACAGCAAAACACGATTCTAAATACACAATTAAGCACCGCTTTTCAAACGTATTTAACCAATCTAGAGCTAATTGATTTAGAAGAAAACAATGAGGCTATCGCTAGACAGAATTTAGAAATCACACTAGACAAATTTAAAATTGGAACCATCACAACACTTGATTTTAGAACTGCTCAGCTAAATTATGTTAATGCAAAAGTACGTTACAGCAACGCACAGTACGAAGCAAAACTATCTGAAATCGCTCTAAAAGAATTAGCAGGAAATATTAATTTTTAA
- a CDS encoding aldehyde dehydrogenase family protein: MSTAVKRPEFKAKYDNYIGGKFVAPITGEYFDVVSPIDGKVFTKAAHSGKEDLELAVDTAYEAFKTWGKTSVTERSILLNKIAQKIEDNLEYIAAVETVDNGKPIRETLAADIPLAIDHFRYFAGVIRAEESAISELDSQTVSIALSEPLGVVAQIIPWNFPILMAVWKIAPALAAGNTIVLKPAESTPISIMVLMELIGDILPPGVLNIVNGFGAELGRPLVTNKKVSKAAFTGSTTTGRLVMQYATENIIPVTLELGGKSPNIFFPSVADHDDDFFDKAVEGAVLFALNQGEICTCPSRLLIHEDIYDKFIKKVIERTEAIIVGNPLDKSTMIGAQTSIVQKEKIMSYIKLGKEEGAELLTGGDENKLGGDLEGGYYIKPTLFKGHNKMRIFQEEIFGPVLAVTTFKTTEEAIEIANDTMYGLGAGVWTRDAHEIYQVPRAIQSGRVWINQYHSYPAGAPFGGYKQSGIGRENHKMMLSQYRQTKNMLISYDKKKLGFF; this comes from the coding sequence ATGAGTACCGCAGTAAAAAGACCTGAATTTAAGGCAAAATACGATAACTATATAGGTGGAAAATTTGTAGCGCCAATTACAGGAGAATACTTTGATGTAGTTTCTCCTATTGATGGAAAAGTATTTACAAAAGCAGCGCATTCTGGTAAAGAAGACTTAGAATTGGCTGTTGATACTGCTTATGAAGCATTTAAAACGTGGGGAAAAACTTCTGTAACTGAAAGAAGCATTTTACTAAATAAGATTGCACAAAAAATTGAAGACAATTTAGAATATATTGCAGCAGTTGAAACGGTAGACAACGGAAAACCAATCCGCGAAACACTTGCGGCAGATATTCCGTTAGCTATTGATCACTTTAGATACTTTGCCGGTGTAATTCGCGCAGAAGAAAGTGCGATTTCTGAACTAGATTCACAGACGGTTTCAATCGCTTTGAGCGAACCTCTTGGTGTTGTGGCTCAGATTATTCCGTGGAATTTCCCAATTTTAATGGCAGTCTGGAAAATTGCTCCAGCTCTTGCGGCTGGAAATACAATTGTCTTGAAACCAGCAGAAAGCACGCCAATTTCTATAATGGTTTTAATGGAATTAATTGGCGATATTCTTCCTCCAGGTGTTTTAAATATTGTAAACGGATTTGGAGCCGAATTAGGACGTCCGTTAGTAACCAATAAAAAAGTGTCTAAAGCTGCATTTACAGGTTCTACTACGACAGGGCGTTTGGTGATGCAATATGCCACAGAAAATATTATTCCGGTAACATTAGAATTGGGCGGAAAATCTCCAAATATTTTCTTCCCTTCAGTAGCAGATCATGACGATGATTTCTTTGACAAAGCTGTAGAAGGTGCGGTATTATTCGCTTTAAATCAAGGCGAAATATGTACTTGTCCTTCTAGATTATTAATTCACGAAGATATTTACGACAAGTTTATCAAAAAAGTAATTGAAAGAACCGAGGCCATTATTGTTGGAAATCCGTTAGATAAATCAACTATGATTGGCGCTCAGACTTCGATTGTTCAGAAAGAAAAAATCATGTCCTATATCAAACTAGGAAAAGAAGAAGGTGCAGAATTGCTGACTGGAGGTGATGAAAATAAATTGGGCGGAGATTTAGAAGGTGGTTATTATATTAAACCAACACTGTTTAAAGGTCACAACAAAATGAGAATTTTCCAAGAAGAGATTTTCGGGCCTGTTTTAGCGGTTACCACTTTCAAAACTACCGAAGAAGCGATCGAAATTGCCAATGATACCATGTATGGTTTAGGCGCTGGAGTTTGGACACGCGATGCTCATGAAATTTATCAGGTTCCTAGAGCAATTCAGTCAGGTCGTGTTTGGATTAATCAATATCATTCTTATCCTGCTGGCGCTCCGTTTGGAGGCTACAAACAATCTGGAATTGGTCGTGAAAACCATAAAATGATGCTGAGTCAGTATCGCCAAACCAAAAACATGCTGATTTCTTACGATAAAAAGAAATTGGGATTCTTCTAA
- a CDS encoding DUF779 domain-containing protein yields the protein MIKRIDATEKAIELIKVLKEKHGDLMFYQAGGCCEGTQPQCFEKGGYYQRTGDVCIGTVEHTEFWVDKDLFEYWKHAHFTLTVIDAFGVGGFSLETPLKKTFQIEYRIFTPEEELNLEPVTRIE from the coding sequence ATGATTAAACGAATTGATGCAACTGAAAAAGCAATTGAACTGATAAAAGTTTTAAAGGAAAAACACGGCGACCTAATGTTTTATCAAGCTGGCGGATGCTGTGAGGGCACTCAACCCCAATGTTTTGAAAAAGGCGGTTATTATCAGCGAACTGGAGATGTTTGCATAGGAACTGTTGAACATACCGAATTTTGGGTCGACAAAGATTTATTTGAATATTGGAAACATGCTCATTTTACGCTAACAGTAATTGATGCATTTGGTGTAGGAGGTTTTTCATTAGAAACTCCGCTAAAAAAGACTTTTCAAATAGAATACCGCATTTTCACGCCAGAAGAGGAGTTGAATCTAGAGCCGGTTACAAGGATTGAATGA
- a CDS encoding bestrophin family protein, translating into MITYNTKDWFTFIFHFHKSDTVRKLFTIMIAIGIYATIVCYLELQYFKVTKNDYIHNIPMMHGMLGFVISLLLVFRTNTAYDRWWEGRKLWGGLVNNSRNLAIKLSAILKDENDRKFFRKFIPMYADILNQHLKDEDTSKQLFEDVDLEIDHHKHKPNQLKRIMYHKINDLYDAGKITGEQLITLNDELVAFTDICGACERIKNTPIPYSYSAFIKKFIFFYTMTLPFGYSVSLGYLVAPVVVFIFYVLASLELIAEEIEDPFGNDENDLPTRKISENIKKHVEELI; encoded by the coding sequence ATGATCACATACAATACCAAAGACTGGTTTACGTTTATTTTTCATTTTCATAAATCGGATACTGTTCGAAAACTGTTTACGATTATGATTGCAATTGGAATCTACGCAACCATAGTATGTTATCTCGAACTTCAATATTTTAAAGTAACCAAAAACGATTACATCCACAACATTCCAATGATGCACGGAATGCTTGGATTCGTTATTTCGCTTTTGCTTGTTTTTAGAACCAATACAGCTTATGACAGATGGTGGGAAGGACGCAAACTTTGGGGCGGACTAGTAAATAATAGCCGTAATCTAGCCATAAAACTTTCTGCGATTTTAAAAGATGAAAATGACAGAAAGTTTTTTAGAAAATTCATTCCCATGTATGCTGATATTCTGAATCAACACTTAAAAGATGAAGATACCAGCAAACAGCTTTTTGAAGATGTTGATTTGGAAATTGACCATCATAAACACAAACCAAATCAGTTAAAAAGAATCATGTATCATAAAATCAATGATTTGTATGATGCAGGAAAAATAACGGGAGAGCAGCTCATTACTTTAAATGATGAATTAGTTGCTTTTACAGATATCTGTGGCGCTTGCGAACGTATCAAAAATACGCCTATTCCCTACTCTTACAGCGCTTTTATAAAGAAATTCATCTTCTTTTACACCATGACGCTTCCGTTTGGATATTCTGTAAGTTTAGGTTATCTGGTAGCTCCTGTAGTGGTTTTCATATTTTATGTGTTGGCTAGCTTAGAGCTAATTGCCGAAGAAATTGAAGATCCGTTTGGAAATGACGAGAATGATCTTCCAACAAGAAAAATATCCGAAAACATCAAAAAACATGTGGAAGAACTGATTTAA
- a CDS encoding AraC family transcriptional regulator, with protein sequence MNNQRFLVNPLQLSQEKSLKTLVENRTIYNLNNCELNLFETYESTHKVPLKFNDLVVTSMLRGKKIMHLFDDPEFVYLPGETVIVPSNVEMKIDFPEASKNNPTQCLALAIDQDKIAEILNFLNEQYPKEGTNMYWQLNYQNYFFYNNVEMAATINKLIKECMSTSITKDIFADLTLKELLIRIIQTQTVKSIDEGKFLDANNPIKEVTEYIKKNLKEDISLKSLSEKACMSTTSFYRFFKRELGMSPIEYILNEKIKCAKNLLKNPTLQINEVCYLAGFEDANYFIRLFKKHEGITPKQYQLLYIN encoded by the coding sequence ATGAACAATCAACGATTTTTAGTCAATCCGCTTCAATTATCGCAAGAGAAATCATTAAAAACTCTTGTAGAAAACAGAACTATTTACAATCTTAATAATTGCGAATTAAATCTATTTGAAACTTACGAATCGACACATAAAGTTCCTTTGAAATTTAATGATTTGGTGGTCACCAGCATGCTGAGAGGCAAGAAAATAATGCATCTTTTTGATGATCCTGAATTTGTTTATCTTCCTGGCGAAACAGTTATTGTGCCATCAAATGTAGAAATGAAAATTGATTTTCCTGAAGCTTCAAAAAACAATCCTACACAATGTTTAGCATTGGCTATTGATCAGGATAAAATTGCAGAGATTCTAAACTTCCTAAACGAACAATATCCGAAGGAAGGAACCAATATGTACTGGCAGCTAAATTACCAGAACTATTTCTTTTACAATAATGTAGAAATGGCTGCAACAATCAATAAACTCATAAAGGAATGCATGAGCACATCGATTACTAAAGATATTTTTGCCGATTTGACTTTAAAAGAATTATTAATCAGAATTATTCAGACCCAAACAGTTAAATCTATTGACGAAGGAAAATTTTTAGATGCCAATAATCCAATAAAAGAAGTCACAGAATACATCAAAAAAAATCTGAAAGAAGATATCAGCTTAAAATCATTGAGTGAAAAAGCGTGTATGAGCACCACTTCTTTCTATCGTTTCTTTAAGCGTGAACTCGGAATGAGTCCGATTGAATATATTTTGAATGAGAAAATAAAATGCGCCAAAAATCTTTTGAAAAATCCAACATTGCAGATCAATGAAGTTTGTTATTTGGCTGGCTTTGAAGATGCCAATTACTTTATCAGATTATTTAAAAAACACGAGGGAATTACACCGAAACAGTATCAGTTACTTTATATCAATTAA
- a CDS encoding N-acetylmuramidase family protein codes for MRTIKAGTKSPEVYYLNELLAKLKYSVIVSDYFGKETDKAIKDFQLKNSLVVDGVVGFKTWSTLLEKSKNGLSTSSKLLSEQDLIDFSNQFKLELAVVKAVNEVESNGKGFLIDGRPKILFEGHIFWNELKKRNIDPKTFVNANTQDILFENYTKKYYVGGTAEYVRLEKAKKLGSDKKIADAANCSASWGLFQIMGFNAVSIGYSSIDEFVDKMNQNEGEHLKAFGRFLEKNNLIGLLRNKNWASFALKYNGPAYKTNKYDEKLMRAYQKYA; via the coding sequence ATGAGAACCATAAAAGCAGGTACAAAATCTCCTGAAGTTTATTACTTAAATGAGCTTTTGGCAAAATTAAAATACAGTGTAATTGTTTCCGATTATTTCGGAAAAGAAACAGATAAAGCAATCAAGGATTTTCAGTTGAAAAACAGTCTTGTGGTTGATGGAGTAGTGGGGTTTAAAACTTGGTCGACGCTTTTAGAAAAAAGCAAAAATGGTTTGTCGACAAGTAGTAAATTGCTATCTGAACAGGATTTAATCGACTTTTCGAATCAGTTTAAGTTAGAACTCGCAGTTGTAAAAGCGGTTAACGAAGTTGAAAGCAACGGAAAAGGTTTTTTAATTGATGGACGTCCGAAAATTTTATTTGAAGGACATATTTTTTGGAATGAATTGAAGAAAAGAAATATCGATCCGAAGACTTTTGTTAATGCAAATACACAGGATATTTTGTTTGAAAATTATACTAAGAAGTATTATGTTGGTGGAACAGCCGAATACGTACGCTTAGAAAAGGCAAAGAAGCTTGGCTCAGACAAAAAAATAGCTGATGCGGCAAATTGTTCAGCTTCTTGGGGACTTTTTCAAATTATGGGCTTTAATGCAGTTTCTATAGGGTATAGCAGTATTGATGAGTTTGTAGATAAAATGAATCAGAATGAAGGGGAACATCTCAAAGCTTTTGGACGATTTCTTGAGAAGAATAATTTGATCGGATTGCTACGAAATAAAAATTGGGCTTCGTTTGCCCTAAAATACAACGGACCAGCTTATAAAACCAATAAATACGATGAAAAGCTGATGAGAGCGTATCAGAAATATGCTTAA
- the pheT gene encoding phenylalanine--tRNA ligase subunit beta: MKISYNWLKQFIKTDWTSEQTSELLTDLGLEVEVVEKYESIKGGLAGVVVGHVLTCEKHPDADRLKVTTVNIGLEAPVQIVCGAANVAAGQKVPVATIGTVLYDKEGAEFTIKKGKIRGQESHGMICAEDELGLGTSHDGIMVLAEDLVPGTPASEVFQIANDEVFEIGLTPNRADAMSHFGTARDLRAGMLQRGVNVELITPSVSNFRVDMRTLKIDVNVEDNHLAPRYCGVTISGISVHESPSWLQDRLKAIGLTPKNNIVDVTNYVLHELGQPLHAFDAAKINGKIIVKTVAEGTKFVTLDDVERTLHKEDLMICDEKGPLCIAGVFGGKKSGVTEGTTSIFLESAYFDPVSIRKTAKRHQLSTDASFRFERGIDPTITEYALKRAALLIQEVAGGKITSDVVEVYPKKVEDFSVLLNFSHVSKIIGQEISKDTIKKILVSLDIKVNSVSDTGLGLTIPAYRVDVQREIDVIEEILRVYGYNNINFSKKFNATVANSPRTEDYKVQNVIASQLNSQGFHEMMANSLTTAAYAKLSASLKEEHNVSMLNPLSSDLATLRQSLLFSGLEAVSYNINRKNSDLKLFEFGKTYHKYLNGYEEHKHLSLLVSGNRNKESWTSPQKTTDFFLLKGYVKAILSRLGIEKISNAPVQSDIYSEGTAITYNNDILVEMGVIKKPILKHFGIKQDVYYADFNWDLVLKIITGKIKYTEIPKYPEVRRDLALLIDQSTTYESIFNLAKQTEKTLLKDVNLFDVYQGDKLPEGKKSYALSFTIQDNTKTLTDAQIDKIMSKLQQTFETELGASLR, translated from the coding sequence ATGAAAATATCTTACAACTGGTTAAAACAATTTATTAAAACAGATTGGACATCTGAGCAGACTTCTGAATTACTAACAGATTTAGGTTTAGAAGTTGAAGTTGTTGAAAAATACGAATCTATTAAAGGAGGTTTGGCAGGCGTTGTTGTTGGACACGTTTTGACATGCGAAAAACATCCTGATGCTGATAGATTGAAAGTTACTACAGTTAATATTGGTTTAGAAGCTCCCGTACAAATTGTGTGTGGCGCTGCAAACGTGGCTGCAGGACAAAAAGTGCCAGTTGCTACTATTGGAACCGTTTTATACGATAAAGAGGGTGCAGAATTTACCATTAAAAAAGGAAAAATTCGCGGACAGGAAAGTCACGGAATGATCTGTGCTGAAGATGAATTAGGTTTAGGAACTAGCCACGACGGAATTATGGTTTTGGCAGAAGATTTGGTTCCTGGAACTCCTGCTTCTGAAGTTTTCCAAATTGCAAATGATGAGGTTTTCGAAATCGGATTGACGCCAAACCGTGCCGATGCCATGAGCCATTTTGGAACTGCACGTGATTTAAGAGCAGGAATGCTACAACGTGGTGTAAACGTAGAATTGATTACGCCTTCTGTAAGCAATTTCAGAGTGGACATGCGTACGCTGAAAATTGACGTAAATGTTGAAGACAATCATTTAGCTCCGAGATACTGTGGTGTAACTATTTCTGGAATTTCTGTACATGAATCTCCAAGCTGGCTACAAGACCGTTTAAAAGCAATCGGATTAACTCCAAAAAATAATATTGTTGACGTTACGAATTATGTTCTTCATGAATTAGGACAGCCTTTACATGCTTTTGATGCTGCAAAAATCAACGGTAAAATAATTGTAAAGACAGTTGCTGAAGGAACTAAATTTGTTACTCTTGACGATGTTGAAAGAACGCTTCATAAAGAAGACTTAATGATTTGTGACGAAAAAGGTCCATTATGTATTGCTGGAGTTTTCGGAGGTAAAAAATCTGGAGTTACTGAAGGCACAACATCTATTTTCTTAGAAAGTGCTTATTTTGACCCTGTAAGCATTCGTAAAACGGCAAAAAGACATCAATTAAGTACTGACGCTTCTTTTAGATTTGAAAGAGGAATTGACCCAACGATTACAGAATATGCTTTGAAACGTGCAGCACTTCTAATTCAAGAAGTTGCCGGTGGAAAAATCACTTCTGATGTTGTTGAAGTTTATCCTAAAAAAGTGGAAGATTTCTCTGTTTTATTGAATTTCAGCCATGTTTCTAAAATCATCGGACAGGAAATTTCGAAAGATACCATCAAAAAGATTCTTGTTTCTTTAGACATTAAAGTAAACAGTGTTTCTGATACTGGTTTAGGTTTAACAATTCCTGCATACCGTGTAGATGTTCAGCGTGAAATTGACGTAATAGAAGAAATCCTGAGAGTTTACGGATACAACAATATTAACTTCTCTAAGAAATTTAATGCTACTGTAGCCAATTCGCCAAGAACAGAAGATTACAAAGTGCAAAACGTAATTGCTTCTCAATTGAATTCTCAAGGCTTTCACGAAATGATGGCTAATTCATTGACAACTGCGGCTTACGCGAAATTATCTGCTTCATTAAAAGAAGAACACAATGTATCGATGTTGAATCCGTTGAGTAGTGACTTAGCGACACTTCGCCAGTCTTTGTTGTTTTCTGGTTTAGAAGCGGTTTCATACAACATTAATAGAAAAAATTCGGATTTAAAATTATTTGAGTTCGGAAAAACATACCATAAGTATCTAAACGGATACGAAGAGCACAAACACCTTTCTTTATTAGTTTCCGGAAACAGAAACAAGGAAAGCTGGACAAGTCCGCAAAAAACAACAGATTTCTTCTTGTTGAAGGGATATGTAAAGGCGATTTTATCTCGTTTAGGAATTGAAAAAATTTCAAACGCACCTGTTCAATCAGATATTTATTCTGAAGGAACTGCAATTACTTACAATAATGATATTTTGGTTGAAATGGGCGTTATTAAAAAGCCTATTTTAAAGCATTTCGGTATTAAACAAGATGTTTATTACGCTGATTTTAACTGGGATTTGGTTCTAAAAATCATTACAGGAAAAATCAAATACACTGAAATCCCTAAATATCCAGAAGTTCGTAGAGATTTAGCTTTATTAATTGATCAAAGCACAACTTATGAAAGCATCTTCAATTTGGCTAAACAAACGGAAAAAACGCTTTTAAAAGATGTTAATTTATTTGACGTTTATCAAGGAGACAAATTGCCAGAAGGAAAAAAATCGTATGCTTTGAGTTTTACTATTCAAGACAATACGAAAACTTTAACTGACGCTCAAATCGACAAAATCATGTCTAAATTACAGCAGACATTTGAAACGGAACTTGGAGCAAGTTTAAGATAG